A genome region from Streptomyces showdoensis includes the following:
- a CDS encoding FG-GAP-like repeat-containing protein codes for MKAAAPVTGVRSAGTGARHDYNGDGRSDLAAWYDYADGHDAVRTFIAGSNGAFAAPGVGWEAPVGHYWVENMKRLTGDFNGDGVGDLAAFYGYEDGRVTLLTWLGRGDGTFATPLHSWTAAPGNWSFDAMTAQAGDFNGDGRDDVAVWYAYGDGSDKLFTMLARPDGGFGAHLSSFQRAPGDGWYVNRMKFATGDFNGDGRDDLAALYGYRDGKVKLMYWAGGTNGGFAEPVHGWESTGWTFRQASLHAGDFDGDGRDELAAWYDYADGHDAVIGFRLGTDGKFGARRDMLTLPAGSYDRSRMKIVTGDYNGDGRDDLATLYGYADGRVKTITFTATSDGDLNSPLHSWESAPGNWTFSQVHMMEGYTSPTLLPYCPAVFGHGGWPQEAEGWKEDQIRAANHPRGLAQEKSWGAAGVEADLRLTKNGGKAVMWHNRTTYGLSGSSDSISELTWASGPNPLDGRTITRGPYTGETVYTFREWLDSAKRLGMVVLVELKVETKEALLSSDASVRETAWNEVLAPIAERIASQEIMIYTHDTQLDTELRSRINAAGLSAALTGLPDWYDVVDWQEPPPPASGNYASWQRALDADATRLATSWTPGLTNWMNGRCV; via the coding sequence ATGAAGGCGGCCGCACCGGTCACCGGTGTCCGGTCGGCCGGCACCGGTGCCCGTCACGACTACAACGGCGACGGCCGCAGTGATCTGGCCGCCTGGTACGACTACGCGGACGGGCACGACGCCGTACGCACCTTCATCGCGGGCTCGAACGGCGCTTTCGCCGCGCCCGGGGTGGGCTGGGAGGCCCCCGTGGGCCACTACTGGGTCGAGAACATGAAGCGCCTCACCGGCGACTTCAACGGGGACGGTGTGGGCGACCTCGCGGCCTTCTACGGTTACGAGGACGGCCGGGTCACCCTGCTGACCTGGCTGGGCCGCGGAGACGGCACGTTCGCGACTCCCCTCCATTCCTGGACCGCGGCGCCGGGCAACTGGAGTTTCGACGCCATGACCGCCCAGGCCGGCGACTTCAACGGGGACGGCCGTGACGACGTCGCCGTCTGGTACGCCTACGGAGACGGCAGCGACAAGCTCTTCACGATGCTCGCCCGCCCGGACGGCGGTTTCGGCGCGCACCTCTCCTCCTTCCAGCGGGCCCCTGGGGACGGCTGGTACGTCAACCGCATGAAGTTCGCCACCGGCGACTTCAACGGGGACGGACGTGACGACCTCGCGGCGCTGTACGGGTACCGCGACGGCAAGGTGAAGCTGATGTACTGGGCCGGGGGGACCAACGGCGGGTTCGCCGAGCCGGTGCACGGCTGGGAGTCCACGGGCTGGACGTTCCGGCAGGCGAGTCTGCACGCGGGCGACTTCGACGGTGACGGCCGTGACGAACTGGCCGCCTGGTACGACTACGCGGACGGACACGACGCGGTGATCGGCTTCCGTCTCGGCACGGACGGAAAGTTCGGCGCCCGGCGGGACATGCTGACCCTCCCGGCCGGCTCGTACGATCGTTCGCGCATGAAGATCGTCACCGGCGACTACAACGGGGACGGCCGCGACGACCTGGCCACTCTCTACGGATACGCCGACGGACGGGTGAAGACGATCACCTTCACCGCCACGTCCGACGGTGACCTCAACAGTCCCCTGCACAGCTGGGAGTCCGCGCCCGGCAACTGGACCTTCAGTCAGGTCCACATGATGGAGGGGTACACCAGCCCCACCCTGCTGCCCTACTGTCCCGCGGTCTTCGGGCACGGCGGGTGGCCCCAGGAGGCGGAAGGCTGGAAGGAGGACCAGATCCGTGCGGCGAACCACCCCAGGGGCCTGGCCCAGGAGAAGAGCTGGGGCGCGGCCGGGGTGGAGGCCGACCTGCGGCTGACCAAGAACGGCGGCAAGGCCGTCATGTGGCACAACAGGACCACGTACGGGCTGTCCGGATCATCCGATTCCATCTCGGAGCTGACGTGGGCGAGCGGGCCGAACCCGCTCGACGGACGCACCATCACGCGCGGCCCTTACACGGGTGAGACCGTGTACACGTTCCGTGAGTGGCTCGACAGCGCCAAGCGCCTCGGCATGGTCGTGCTGGTGGAGCTGAAGGTGGAAACGAAGGAGGCTCTCCTCAGCAGCGACGCGTCGGTCCGGGAGACGGCCTGGAACGAGGTGCTCGCACCGATCGCGGAGCGCATCGCGTCCCAGGAGATCATGATCTACACGCATGACACGCAGCTGGATACGGAGCTCCGGAGCCGGATCAACGCCGCAGGCCTCTCCGCGGCCCTCACCGGCCTCCCCGACTGGTACGACGTCGTCGACTGGCAGGAGCCGCCGCCGCCGGCCTCCGGCAACTACGCCTCCTGGCAGCGGGCGCTGGACGCCGATGCGACCCGTCTGGCCACCTCGTGGACGCCGGGCCTCACCAACTGGATGAACGGACGCTGCGTCTGA
- a CDS encoding GNAT family N-acetyltransferase: MAPTPAPLRTERLVLRPVRARDLPAVTRLWTDPEVRRHLGGPVIDSVVRIRQRRIVGAPGFHAVERTVDGVVLGLVTVAPGARDGETEVSYQFLPEHWGRGYAREAVAAAVERALGDAPSVVAVTQEANTPSRRLLEAVGMTHTDSFVEWEAQQVLYRRRRA; this comes from the coding sequence ATGGCCCCTACACCCGCCCCCCTCCGCACCGAGCGGCTCGTCCTGCGCCCCGTACGGGCCCGGGACCTGCCGGCCGTGACGCGGCTGTGGACCGACCCCGAGGTACGGCGCCACCTGGGCGGGCCCGTGATCGACTCCGTGGTGCGCATCCGGCAACGGCGGATCGTCGGGGCGCCCGGCTTCCACGCCGTGGAGCGGACCGTCGACGGCGTCGTCCTCGGCCTGGTCACGGTGGCGCCGGGCGCGCGGGACGGGGAGACGGAGGTGTCCTACCAGTTCCTGCCCGAGCACTGGGGTCGGGGCTACGCCCGGGAGGCCGTCGCCGCCGCCGTCGAGCGGGCCCTGGGGGACGCGCCGAGCGTCGTCGCCGTCACCCAGGAGGCCAACACGCCCTCGCGGCGGCTTCTGGAGGCCGTGGGCATGACGCACACCGACTCCTTCGTGGAGTGGGAGGCGCAGCAGGTGCTGTACCGGCGGCGGCGCGCCTGA
- a CDS encoding ATP-binding protein, with protein sequence MNWLIHDYRESDLAAVVHLIDTTAELGQESVFSLAECIGALTSRQPAVVAVHQGTPIGAALACVAGERAWVMRIAISSAWRGRGLASALLVELERRLVAARVGRIAYVLPEEELVGEGLLNAGYTRQPAVAYFEKVEPLHGPAANLLDDLGGRLLPADLWAKVAGMEREKDLIERRVVLPLAEPERAARHGVRPPRALGLFGPPGTGKTTFARAIASRLGWPFVEILPSRLADEGNLAAALRSAFARIAELERVLVFIDEVEEIAPVRTEPVQPGGTHGVTNELLKLIPGFRERDERLLVCATNSIRSLDPAFLRPGRFDYLIPIGTPDKAARAAIWSRYTDARPDVDVDELVLASELFTPADIEHAARIAAQSSFERDLVSVGTRTGDEPAPGATTQDYLDAIGQCRPTVTPEMITQFESDITTHARF encoded by the coding sequence GTGAACTGGCTCATCCACGACTACCGCGAGAGCGATCTCGCCGCCGTCGTCCATCTCATCGACACGACGGCCGAACTCGGCCAGGAGTCGGTCTTCTCGCTCGCCGAGTGCATCGGCGCCCTGACCTCCCGCCAGCCCGCCGTCGTCGCCGTCCACCAGGGCACGCCCATCGGCGCCGCGCTGGCCTGCGTCGCCGGCGAGCGCGCCTGGGTCATGCGGATCGCGATCTCCTCGGCATGGCGCGGCCGCGGCCTGGCCAGCGCGCTCCTCGTGGAGCTGGAGCGGCGTCTGGTGGCGGCTCGGGTGGGCCGGATCGCCTACGTGCTCCCCGAGGAGGAGCTGGTCGGCGAGGGACTGCTCAACGCCGGGTACACCCGGCAGCCCGCCGTGGCCTACTTCGAGAAGGTCGAGCCCCTGCACGGACCCGCCGCGAACCTCCTCGACGACCTCGGCGGACGGCTGCTCCCCGCCGACCTGTGGGCGAAGGTCGCCGGCATGGAACGCGAGAAGGACCTGATCGAACGGCGTGTCGTGCTGCCGCTCGCCGAGCCCGAGCGGGCCGCCCGGCACGGCGTCAGGCCGCCGCGCGCCCTCGGGCTCTTCGGGCCGCCCGGCACGGGCAAGACGACCTTCGCCCGGGCCATCGCCTCCCGGCTCGGCTGGCCGTTCGTGGAGATCCTGCCGTCCCGGCTCGCCGACGAGGGCAACCTGGCGGCCGCGCTGCGCTCCGCCTTCGCCAGGATCGCCGAGCTGGAGCGGGTGCTGGTCTTCATCGACGAGGTCGAGGAGATCGCCCCCGTACGCACCGAACCGGTGCAGCCCGGCGGGACGCACGGCGTGACCAACGAGCTCCTCAAGCTCATCCCGGGCTTCCGGGAGCGCGACGAACGGCTGCTGGTCTGCGCGACCAACTCGATCCGCTCCCTCGACCCGGCCTTCCTGCGCCCGGGGCGCTTCGACTACCTGATCCCGATCGGTACGCCGGACAAGGCGGCCCGCGCCGCGATCTGGTCCCGCTACACCGACGCCCGGCCGGACGTCGACGTGGACGAACTCGTCCTCGCCAGCGAGCTGTTCACCCCCGCCGACATCGAGCACGCGGCCCGGATCGCCGCGCAGAGCTCCTTCGAGCGGGATCTCGTGTCGGTCGGCACCCGCACCGGGGACGAGCCGGCGCCGGGCGCGACCACCCAGGACTACCTGGACGCGATCGGCCAGTGCCGCCCGACGGTCACCCCCGAGATGATCACCCAGTTCGAGTCCGACATCACCACGCACGCCCGGTTCTGA
- a CDS encoding DUF805 domain-containing protein — MNWYLDVLKKYAVFTGRARRQEFWMFVLFNLLAAIVVVIIDAALGTYPLLYAIYGLGVLLPSLGVTVRRLHDTGRSGWWILIDLVPLVGAIILIVFLATEGEAQQNAHGPNPKLAPAH, encoded by the coding sequence GTGAACTGGTACCTCGACGTTCTCAAGAAGTACGCCGTATTCACCGGCCGGGCACGGCGCCAGGAATTCTGGATGTTCGTCCTCTTCAACCTGCTCGCGGCGATCGTCGTCGTGATCATCGACGCCGCCCTGGGCACGTACCCGCTGCTGTACGCGATCTACGGCCTCGGCGTGCTCCTGCCCAGCCTCGGCGTGACGGTCCGCCGCCTGCACGACACGGGCCGCTCCGGCTGGTGGATCCTGATCGACCTGGTGCCGCTCGTCGGCGCCATCATCCTGATCGTCTTCCTCGCCACCGAGGGCGAGGCCCAGCAGAACGCCCACGGCCCCAACCCGAAGCTGGCCCCGGCCCACTGA
- a CDS encoding SPW repeat protein produces MMQTRGVTAVEELVILAGLYAAVSGWTVHFAAAKPELAISNLIVGIALAGLGLCMSMAPERSQDLNFVVLLLGAWLIVSPWVVSRDAGTGAILSNVITGACVCLFALTAGGLLMSKRRT; encoded by the coding sequence ATGATGCAGACCCGTGGCGTGACGGCGGTCGAGGAGCTGGTGATCCTCGCCGGCCTCTACGCCGCGGTCTCCGGGTGGACCGTCCACTTCGCCGCCGCAAAGCCGGAACTGGCCATCAGCAACCTGATCGTCGGCATCGCACTCGCCGGCCTCGGGCTGTGCATGTCGATGGCCCCGGAGCGGTCCCAGGACCTCAACTTCGTGGTCCTGCTGCTCGGCGCATGGCTGATCGTCTCCCCGTGGGTGGTCTCCCGGGACGCCGGTACCGGCGCGATCCTCAGTAATGTGATCACCGGCGCGTGCGTCTGTCTCTTCGCCCTCACCGCGGGCGGACTGCTCATGAGCAAGAGAAGGACGTGA
- a CDS encoding cytochrome P450, producing the protein MTRAPDLAEDVFTPAALDDPHALYARLRAAGPVHHLPGAGLHLVARHAQILEVLDDPATYSSRLTGLFFAGDDGRPALLDAGGTGPDVLATADPPAHTGQRAIVRHAFGRGSVESWRAAVEEIAAPRIGALVERGGGDWMAGLAAPLPVLVIARVLGLPDADAARLTAWADAGVELFSGHADADRMLRLGADMADFLGYLRTRLDAAEDAPAGGLVDTLVAARARGELAADEATAMLLQLVIAGSESTTSLLGSAVRLLAARPDLQDRLRKDPAAVERLVEEALRLESPFRGHFRITTRPAVLGGVRLPAGARLMLLWGAANRDPEAHPEPDALDLDRPGPKGHTAFGRGIHFCLGAHLARLEAVVALRLLLAATSDLALPADDAPGYVPSLFVRRLARLPIVVNGARTGG; encoded by the coding sequence ATGACGCGTGCCCCCGATCTGGCCGAGGACGTCTTCACCCCCGCGGCGCTCGACGACCCGCACGCCCTCTACGCCCGGCTCCGCGCCGCGGGCCCCGTCCACCACCTGCCGGGAGCCGGACTGCACCTGGTCGCCCGGCACGCCCAGATCCTGGAGGTGCTCGACGACCCGGCCACCTACTCCAGCAGGCTCACCGGACTGTTCTTCGCGGGCGACGACGGCCGCCCGGCCCTCCTCGACGCCGGCGGAACGGGACCCGACGTCCTCGCCACCGCCGACCCGCCCGCCCACACCGGCCAGCGCGCGATCGTCCGGCACGCCTTCGGCCGCGGCTCCGTCGAGTCCTGGCGCGCCGCCGTCGAGGAGATCGCCGCACCCCGGATCGGCGCCCTGGTCGAGCGCGGCGGAGGCGACTGGATGGCCGGGCTCGCCGCGCCGCTCCCGGTGCTCGTCATCGCCCGCGTCCTCGGGCTCCCCGACGCCGACGCCGCACGGCTCACCGCCTGGGCGGACGCCGGCGTCGAGCTCTTCTCCGGACACGCCGACGCCGACCGGATGCTCCGCCTCGGCGCCGACATGGCCGACTTCCTCGGCTACCTCCGCACGCGGCTGGACGCCGCCGAGGACGCTCCCGCCGGCGGCCTGGTCGACACCCTGGTCGCCGCCCGCGCCCGCGGCGAACTCGCCGCCGACGAGGCCACCGCCATGCTGCTCCAACTGGTCATCGCGGGCAGCGAGTCGACCACCAGCCTGCTGGGCAGCGCCGTCCGGCTGCTCGCCGCCCGCCCCGACCTCCAGGACCGGCTGCGCAAGGACCCGGCGGCGGTCGAACGGCTGGTGGAGGAGGCGCTGCGCCTGGAGAGCCCGTTCCGGGGCCACTTCAGGATCACCACGCGCCCGGCGGTCCTCGGCGGGGTGCGCCTCCCCGCCGGAGCGCGGCTGATGCTGCTGTGGGGCGCGGCCAACCGGGACCCGGAGGCCCATCCGGAACCCGACGCCCTCGACCTCGACCGGCCGGGCCCGAAGGGACACACCGCCTTCGGGCGGGGCATCCACTTCTGCCTCGGCGCCCACCTGGCCCGCCTGGAGGCGGTGGTCGCCCTGCGCCTCCTGCTGGCGGCGACGAGCGACCTCGCCCTGCCCGCGGACGACGCCCCCGGCTACGTGCCGAGCCTCTTCGTCCGGCGGCTCGCCAGGCTGCCGATCGTGGTCAACGGCGCGCGTACGGGCGGGTGA